The Dunckerocampus dactyliophorus isolate RoL2022-P2 chromosome 1, RoL_Ddac_1.1, whole genome shotgun sequence genome has a segment encoding these proteins:
- the LOC129183379 gene encoding IQ motif and SEC7 domain-containing protein 2-like isoform X5: MSYSSSTCSSTTASSCRPSNNPPTITTPSSSTSSSSSSSLYSSSLPPNSHATYHQYCCPARLRLPKPPCALPPAKHHEQAREEEDDDIAHQFCCPASECSSPSSSVEADPRCPEALPFSDSSFGHPPPFHPFGPCDPYISTSSTSGGPLGASHTQDRTPISPPSPASLAWAQRSRHQPASLALRKQEEEESKRCKALSDSYELSTDLQDKKVEMLERKYGGQFVSRRAARTIQTAFRQYRMNKNFQRLRSSASENRMTRRIILSNMRMQYSFDERQPQGQGSSGQQGSEDTGDMDDSFTKQVKSLADSMDDSLTCQSGREDSQEAGGEGEEDEEEEEEEEDDEEEDEEEDYRECTWRGSATSSSRRHVVGQVGGIGRRPAGTMHEDSTATSFSDVTLYMDEACLPSSPVSRPPSSPLSCPASSSDTEYWGVGGVGGVAGGREDSRETERGSNASRRSSTPCTECRGDYRGRAGGGGGHLPVLTIEPPSDSSVDMSDRSERGSIGRLVYEQEPSGAERGSGGDRERLGGGDDGESGEEEQGGGGAGSSEAESPQGTIKHKPNGRSIVTAQGQTRSSTSPAVPLPSARTLPSHALPHTLQHIHPHPSPIPHLPTVLHHHPQYNHMMHHGHSGGAYLPHVAHFPQHHYHHIHHHLAYPEPPSSPLPSPVPPLTPLSPLPPSLSSSTNMDTHQHLHHPHLHHTHHLHHHLLCSDGDNESVNSTTTNSNDDTTVNNGSSGSSSRDSLREPMGASTLSKQTYQRESRHSWDSPAFNNDVVQRRQYRIGLNLFNKKPEKGIQYLIERGFVSDTPVGIARFILERKGLSRQMIGEFLGSRQQFNKDVLDCVLDEMDFSGMDLDDALRKFQAQIKVQGEAQRVERLVEAFSQRYCVCNPVLIRQFQNPDTIFILAFAIILLNTDMYSPNVKPERKMKLDDFIKNLRGVDNGQDIPRDLLVAIYGRIQKWELRTNDDHVSQVQAVERMVVGKKPVLSLPHRRLVCCCQLFEVPDPNRAQRSGIHQREVFLFNDLLMVTKIFQKKKASVTYSFRQSFPLVDMQVHTFQSTYYPHGIRLTSANPGGERKVLIVFTAPSQQDRARFTSDLRESIAEVQDMEKYRVESELEKQKGVMRPSVLMGGGTAGGGILMGGAGAEVVNGTLGRSSLDDTYASVDGLKRTALSSSLRDLSETGKRGRRNSVGSLDSTIEGSIISSPRPHQQYHPGGVLAFSPMMAPPSPAVYRPHRPTQSPGTGVGGGPGLCHKQGGPSISPLVSGGVAGGGGGMAMVVGPSGGGRLGNFFGSRRGKVPGPLTMTSPTPQCPPSPLMISSPPHYPAPEPPIAHPSSPSPCPSPSANLGQSDPGGIGGGGGPGGAPSKLQALHAQYCHGNSGGGVSGQQPQQTPPPPYHHHHRYHMQSVPQHHPLMHRVSVPRRQGPSGCAVSHIQQHQRVQHGTAQHQRYNVVSGFTTPPPLSPHSPLTPTTPHGLYHSHPVAGRPGGGAKLPLTISHSQPHPHAHSHNHAVHSPLSPSPATSPSTHFIFSTPPPQTPSARLVTQTPSQPYAPQYPPLSSIPPPPPHSPLPPPSAAPLSPHPGAAGGQGPGPGPKSKPVSRISTVV, encoded by the exons CGTGGAAGCTGATCCGCGGTGTCCGGAGGCGCTCCCTTTTTCCGACTCGTCATTCGGCCACCCACCTCCCTTCCATCCATTCGGCCCATGTGATCCCTACATTTCTACCAGCAGCACCTCCGGCGGGCCCCTTGGAGCCTCCCACACACAG GATAGAACCCCTATCTCTCCCCCCAGCCCGGCGAGCCTGGCCTGGGCTCAGCGTAGTCGCCACCAGCCGGCCAGCCTGGCGCTCCgcaagcaggaggaggaggagagcaaACGCTGCAAGGCCCTCTCTGACAGCTATGAGCTCTCTACGGACCTCCAGGACAAGAAG GTGGAGATGCTGGAGAGGAAGTACGGCGGGCAGTTTGTGTCACGGCGGGCGGCCAGGACCATCCAGACGGCCTTCCGGCAGTATCGCATGAACAAAAACTTCCAGAGGCTGCGCAGCTCAGCCTCAGAGAACAGGATGACACGACGCATCATCCTGTCCAACATGAGGATGCAG TACTCCTTCGATGAGCGTCAGCCGCAGGGTCAAGGGTCATCAGGTCAGCAGGGGTCAgaggacacaggagacatggacGACTCCTTCACTAAGCag gtgaaGTCGCTGGCAGACTCGATGGACGACTCTCTCACCTGCCAATCAGGTCGCGAGGACTCCCAGGAGGCGGGAGGAGAGggtgaggaggatgaggaggaggaggaagaggaggaagacgacgaagaggaagatgaggaggaagacTACAGGGAGTGCACCTGGCGCGGAAGTGCCACCTCCTCCTCCCGCCGCCACGTGGTTGGCCAGGTGGGCGGCATCGGGCGGCGCCCTGCAGGCACCATGCATGAGGACAGCACGGCCACCTCCTTCAGCGATGTCACGCTCTACATGGATGAGGCATGCCTCCCCTCCTCGCCTGTGTCCCGGCCCCCTTCCTCGCCGCTCTCCTGTCCCGCCTCCAGCTCTGATACAGAGTACTGGGGGGTCGGAGGAGTAGGGGGCGTGGCCGGCGGCCGGGAGGACAGCCGAGAGACGGAGCGAGGGAGCAACGCCAGCCGCAGGAGCAGCACCCCTTGCACCGAGTGTCGGGGGGACTATAGGGGGagggctggaggaggaggaggacacctTCCAGTCCTGACCATAGAACCACCCAGCGACAGCTCAGTGGACATGAGTGACAG GTCTGAGCGAGGATCCATTGGCCGCCTGGTCTACGAGCAGGAGCCATCAGGAGCGGAGCGAGGCAGCGGAGGTGACAGGGAGCGGCTGGGAGGTGGTGACGACGGCGAGAGCGGAGAGGAAGAGCAAGGAGGGGGCGGGGCAGGAAGCAGCGAAGCCGAGTCACCACAGGGAACCATAAAGCACAAACCCAACGGCCGTTCAATCGTGACGGCGCAGGGACAGACACGTAGCTCCACATCTCCCGCTGTGCCCCTCCCCTCGGCCCGCACACTGCCGTCCCATGCGCTGCCTCACACACTCCAGCATATCCACCCTCACCCGTCGCCCATACCCCACCTGCCCACcgtcctccaccaccacccacagtaCAACCACATGATGCACCACGGGCACAGCGGGGGCGCATACCTGCCACATGTGGCACACTTCCCCCAGcaccactaccaccacattCACCACCATCTTGCTTACCCAGAACCCCCGTCCTCCCCACTGCCGTCGCCCGTGCCACCACTGACGCCGCTCTCCCCGCTGCCGCCGTCACTGTCATCCTCCACCAACATGGACACCCATCAGCACTTGCACCACCCACACCTGCACCACACccaccacctccaccaccacctGCTGTGCTCGGACGGTGACAATGAGAGCGTTaactccaccaccaccaactcCAACGACGACACCACCGTCAACAACGGCAGCTCGGGCTCGTCATCACGGGACAGCCTGCGCGAGCCCATGGGGGCATCCACTCTCAGCAAGCAAACTTATCAGCGCGAGAGCCGCCACAGCTGGGACTCGCCCGCCTTCAACAACGACGTGGTCCAGCGGCGCCAGTACCGCATTGGACTCAACCTGTTTAACAA GAAGCCCGAGAAGGGGATCCAGTACCTGATCGAGAGGGGCTTTGTTTCGGACACACCGGTGGGCATCGCCAGGTTCATCCTAGAGAGGAAAGGTCTGAGTCGTCAGATGATCGGCGAGTTCCTGGGCAGCCGGCAGCAGTTCAACAAGGACGTCCTGGA CTGCGTTCTGGATGAGATGGACTTTTCTGGCATGGACCTGGATGACGCCCTGAGAAAGTTCCAGGCTCAGATTAAAGTGCAGGGAGAAGCTCAGCGGGTGGAGCGGCTGGTGGAGGCTTTCAG TCAGCGCTACTGTGTGTGTAACCCGGTGCTGATCCGGCAGTTTCAAAATCCTGACACCATCTTCATCCTGGCCTTTGCCATCATCCTCCTCAACACGGACATGTACAGCCCCAACGTGAAGCCCGAGAGGAAAATGAAGCTTGATGACTTCATCAAGAACCTGCGAG GTGTGGACAACGGTCAGGACATTCCAAGAGACCTTCTTGTGGCTATCTATGGAAGAATCCAAAAGTGGGAGCTGAGGACCAATGATGACCATGTTTCTCAGGTGCAGGCGGTGGAAAGGATGGTGGTCGGCAAGAAGCCT GTTCTGTCGCTGCCTCATCGTCGGCTGGTGTGTTGCTGTCAGTTGTTCGAAGTTCCCGATCCAAACCGTGCACAGAGGAGCGGCATCCACCAAAGAGAAGTCTTCCTGTTCAATGACCTGCTgatg GTGACCAAGATCTTCCAGAAAAAGAAGGCCTCTGTGACGTACAGTTTTCGACAATCattccctctggtggacatgCAGGTCCACACCTTCCAGAGCACTT ACTATCCTCATGGCATCAGGCTGACGTCGGCCAATCctggaggagagaggaaggttCTGATCGTGTTCACGGCTCCGAGCCAGCAGGACCGAGCTCGCTTCACCTCTGACCTTAGAGAGAGCATCGCGGAGGTGCAGGACATGGAGAAGTACCGCGTGGAGT CCGAGTTAGAAAAGCAGAAAGGTGTGATGCGTCCCTCCGTACTGATGGGGGGAGGAACCGCAGGCGGAGGCATTCTGATGGGCGGGGCCGGTGCAGAGGTGGTGAACGGCACCCTGGGTAGGTCCAGCCTGGATGACACATACGCTTCAGTCGACGGACTCAAACGCACGGCGCTCAGCTCCTCGCTTCGAGACCTCTCAGAGACTG GAAAGCGAGGTCGTCGGAACAGTGTGGGCTCATTGGACAGTACCATCGAA GGTTCCATCATTAGCAGCCCACGGCCACACCAGCAGTACCATCCTGGGGGCGTTCTGGCCTTCAGCCCCATGATGGCTCCCCCGTCCCCAGCAGTCTACCGGCCGCACCGCCCTACTCAGAGCCCCGGTACGGGGGTAGGCGGTGGGCCGGGGCTCTGTCACAAACAGGGAGGGCCGAGCATCTCCCCGCTCGTGAGCGGGGGCGTGGCTGGGGGCGGAGGAGGGATGGCGATGGTGGTTGGGCCGAGTGGCGGCGGCCGACTAGGGAATTTTTTCGGCAGCCGAAGAGGGAAAGTTCCTGGTCCCCTGACGATGACCTCCCCAACGCCGCAGTGTCCCCCGAGTCCCCTGATGATATCCTCCCCGCCCCACTACCCCGCTCCCGAGCCGCCCATCGCCCACCCTTCCTCCCCTTCCCCATGCCCCTCCCCATCAGCCAACCTCGGCCAGTCGGACCCTGGAGGcattggagggggaggaggcccGGGCGGGGCACCATCGAAGCTTCAAGCTTTGCACGCCCAGTATTGCCACGGCAACAGTGGAGGCGGAGTCAGTGGGCAACAGCCGCAACAGACTCCTCCCCCACCTTACCACCATCATCACCGTTACCACATGCAAAGCGTCCCACAGCACCACCCCCTCATGCACAGGGTGTCTGTCCCGCGGCGCCAGGGACCGTCCGGCTGCGCTGTGTCTCATATCCAGCAGCATCAGCGGGTCCAACACGGCACCGCCCAGCACCAGCGCTACAACGTGGTCTCTGGTTTCAccacgccccctccactgtcccCACACTCCCCCCTTACCCCAACTACCCCGCACGGACTTTACCACTCGCATCCCGTCGCGGGGAGGCCGGGTGGCGGCGCCAAGCTGCCGCTCACCATCTCGCACTCGCAGCCCCACCCTCACGCTCACTCTCACAACCACGCCGTCCACTCCCCCCTAAGCCCCTCCCCCGCCACCTCCCCCTCCACTCACTTCATCTTCTCCACACCACCGCCTCAGACCCCGTCAGCACGTCTTGTCACCCAGACGCCGTCGCAGCCCTACGCTCCCCAGTACCCACCACTCTCCTCCATCCCGCCACCGCCGCCGCACTCTCCATTACCGCCCCCGTCCGCCGCTCCGCTCTCCCCGCACCCAGGGGCAGCAGGCGGGCAAGGGCCAGGGCCAGGGCCCAAATCGAAACCGGTCAGTCGGATCAGCACGGTCGTGTGA
- the LOC129183379 gene encoding IQ motif and SEC7 domain-containing protein 1-like isoform X6: MFCISGICDICPLFCLHSSGSWSPLHSVEADPRCPEALPFSDSSFGHPPPFHPFGPCDPYISTSSTSGGPLGASHTQDRTPISPPSPASLAWAQRSRHQPASLALRKQEEEESKRCKALSDSYELSTDLQDKKVEMLERKYGGQFVSRRAARTIQTAFRQYRMNKNFQRLRSSASENRMTRRIILSNMRMQYSFDERQPQGQGSSGQQGSEDTGDMDDSFTKQVKSLADSMDDSLTCQSGREDSQEAGGEGEEDEEEEEEEEDDEEEDEEEDYRECTWRGSATSSSRRHVVGQVGGIGRRPAGTMHEDSTATSFSDVTLYMDEACLPSSPVSRPPSSPLSCPASSSDTEYWGVGGVGGVAGGREDSRETERGSNASRRSSTPCTECRGDYRGRAGGGGGHLPVLTIEPPSDSSVDMSDRSERGSIGRLVYEQEPSGAERGSGGDRERLGGGDDGESGEEEQGGGGAGSSEAESPQGTIKHKPNGRSIVTAQGQTRSSTSPAVPLPSARTLPSHALPHTLQHIHPHPSPIPHLPTVLHHHPQYNHMMHHGHSGGAYLPHVAHFPQHHYHHIHHHLAYPEPPSSPLPSPVPPLTPLSPLPPSLSSSTNMDTHQHLHHPHLHHTHHLHHHLLCSDGDNESVNSTTTNSNDDTTVNNGSSGSSSRDSLREPMGASTLSKQTYQRESRHSWDSPAFNNDVVQRRQYRIGLNLFNKKPEKGIQYLIERGFVSDTPVGIARFILERKGLSRQMIGEFLGSRQQFNKDVLDCVLDEMDFSGMDLDDALRKFQAQIKVQGEAQRVERLVEAFSQRYCVCNPVLIRQFQNPDTIFILAFAIILLNTDMYSPNVKPERKMKLDDFIKNLRGVDNGQDIPRDLLVAIYGRIQKWELRTNDDHVSQVQAVERMVVGKKPVLSLPHRRLVCCCQLFEVPDPNRAQRSGIHQREVFLFNDLLMVTKIFQKKKASVTYSFRQSFPLVDMQVHTFQSTYYPHGIRLTSANPGGERKVLIVFTAPSQQDRARFTSDLRESIAEVQDMEKYRVESELEKQKGVMRPSVLMGGGTAGGGILMGGAGAEVVNGTLGRSSLDDTYASVDGLKRTALSSSLRDLSETGKRGRRNSVGSLDSTIEGSIISSPRPHQQYHPGGVLAFSPMMAPPSPAVYRPHRPTQSPGTGVGGGPGLCHKQGGPSISPLVSGGVAGGGGGMAMVVGPSGGGRLGNFFGSRRGKVPGPLTMTSPTPQCPPSPLMISSPPHYPAPEPPIAHPSSPSPCPSPSANLGQSDPGGIGGGGGPGGAPSKLQALHAQYCHGNSGGGVSGQQPQQTPPPPYHHHHRYHMQSVPQHHPLMHRVSVPRRQGPSGCAVSHIQQHQRVQHGTAQHQRYNVVSGFTTPPPLSPHSPLTPTTPHGLYHSHPVAGRPGGGAKLPLTISHSQPHPHAHSHNHAVHSPLSPSPATSPSTHFIFSTPPPQTPSARLVTQTPSQPYAPQYPPLSSIPPPPPHSPLPPPSAAPLSPHPGAAGGQGPGPGPKSKPVSRISTVV, translated from the exons CGTGGAAGCTGATCCGCGGTGTCCGGAGGCGCTCCCTTTTTCCGACTCGTCATTCGGCCACCCACCTCCCTTCCATCCATTCGGCCCATGTGATCCCTACATTTCTACCAGCAGCACCTCCGGCGGGCCCCTTGGAGCCTCCCACACACAG GATAGAACCCCTATCTCTCCCCCCAGCCCGGCGAGCCTGGCCTGGGCTCAGCGTAGTCGCCACCAGCCGGCCAGCCTGGCGCTCCgcaagcaggaggaggaggagagcaaACGCTGCAAGGCCCTCTCTGACAGCTATGAGCTCTCTACGGACCTCCAGGACAAGAAG GTGGAGATGCTGGAGAGGAAGTACGGCGGGCAGTTTGTGTCACGGCGGGCGGCCAGGACCATCCAGACGGCCTTCCGGCAGTATCGCATGAACAAAAACTTCCAGAGGCTGCGCAGCTCAGCCTCAGAGAACAGGATGACACGACGCATCATCCTGTCCAACATGAGGATGCAG TACTCCTTCGATGAGCGTCAGCCGCAGGGTCAAGGGTCATCAGGTCAGCAGGGGTCAgaggacacaggagacatggacGACTCCTTCACTAAGCag gtgaaGTCGCTGGCAGACTCGATGGACGACTCTCTCACCTGCCAATCAGGTCGCGAGGACTCCCAGGAGGCGGGAGGAGAGggtgaggaggatgaggaggaggaggaagaggaggaagacgacgaagaggaagatgaggaggaagacTACAGGGAGTGCACCTGGCGCGGAAGTGCCACCTCCTCCTCCCGCCGCCACGTGGTTGGCCAGGTGGGCGGCATCGGGCGGCGCCCTGCAGGCACCATGCATGAGGACAGCACGGCCACCTCCTTCAGCGATGTCACGCTCTACATGGATGAGGCATGCCTCCCCTCCTCGCCTGTGTCCCGGCCCCCTTCCTCGCCGCTCTCCTGTCCCGCCTCCAGCTCTGATACAGAGTACTGGGGGGTCGGAGGAGTAGGGGGCGTGGCCGGCGGCCGGGAGGACAGCCGAGAGACGGAGCGAGGGAGCAACGCCAGCCGCAGGAGCAGCACCCCTTGCACCGAGTGTCGGGGGGACTATAGGGGGagggctggaggaggaggaggacacctTCCAGTCCTGACCATAGAACCACCCAGCGACAGCTCAGTGGACATGAGTGACAG GTCTGAGCGAGGATCCATTGGCCGCCTGGTCTACGAGCAGGAGCCATCAGGAGCGGAGCGAGGCAGCGGAGGTGACAGGGAGCGGCTGGGAGGTGGTGACGACGGCGAGAGCGGAGAGGAAGAGCAAGGAGGGGGCGGGGCAGGAAGCAGCGAAGCCGAGTCACCACAGGGAACCATAAAGCACAAACCCAACGGCCGTTCAATCGTGACGGCGCAGGGACAGACACGTAGCTCCACATCTCCCGCTGTGCCCCTCCCCTCGGCCCGCACACTGCCGTCCCATGCGCTGCCTCACACACTCCAGCATATCCACCCTCACCCGTCGCCCATACCCCACCTGCCCACcgtcctccaccaccacccacagtaCAACCACATGATGCACCACGGGCACAGCGGGGGCGCATACCTGCCACATGTGGCACACTTCCCCCAGcaccactaccaccacattCACCACCATCTTGCTTACCCAGAACCCCCGTCCTCCCCACTGCCGTCGCCCGTGCCACCACTGACGCCGCTCTCCCCGCTGCCGCCGTCACTGTCATCCTCCACCAACATGGACACCCATCAGCACTTGCACCACCCACACCTGCACCACACccaccacctccaccaccacctGCTGTGCTCGGACGGTGACAATGAGAGCGTTaactccaccaccaccaactcCAACGACGACACCACCGTCAACAACGGCAGCTCGGGCTCGTCATCACGGGACAGCCTGCGCGAGCCCATGGGGGCATCCACTCTCAGCAAGCAAACTTATCAGCGCGAGAGCCGCCACAGCTGGGACTCGCCCGCCTTCAACAACGACGTGGTCCAGCGGCGCCAGTACCGCATTGGACTCAACCTGTTTAACAA GAAGCCCGAGAAGGGGATCCAGTACCTGATCGAGAGGGGCTTTGTTTCGGACACACCGGTGGGCATCGCCAGGTTCATCCTAGAGAGGAAAGGTCTGAGTCGTCAGATGATCGGCGAGTTCCTGGGCAGCCGGCAGCAGTTCAACAAGGACGTCCTGGA CTGCGTTCTGGATGAGATGGACTTTTCTGGCATGGACCTGGATGACGCCCTGAGAAAGTTCCAGGCTCAGATTAAAGTGCAGGGAGAAGCTCAGCGGGTGGAGCGGCTGGTGGAGGCTTTCAG TCAGCGCTACTGTGTGTGTAACCCGGTGCTGATCCGGCAGTTTCAAAATCCTGACACCATCTTCATCCTGGCCTTTGCCATCATCCTCCTCAACACGGACATGTACAGCCCCAACGTGAAGCCCGAGAGGAAAATGAAGCTTGATGACTTCATCAAGAACCTGCGAG GTGTGGACAACGGTCAGGACATTCCAAGAGACCTTCTTGTGGCTATCTATGGAAGAATCCAAAAGTGGGAGCTGAGGACCAATGATGACCATGTTTCTCAGGTGCAGGCGGTGGAAAGGATGGTGGTCGGCAAGAAGCCT GTTCTGTCGCTGCCTCATCGTCGGCTGGTGTGTTGCTGTCAGTTGTTCGAAGTTCCCGATCCAAACCGTGCACAGAGGAGCGGCATCCACCAAAGAGAAGTCTTCCTGTTCAATGACCTGCTgatg GTGACCAAGATCTTCCAGAAAAAGAAGGCCTCTGTGACGTACAGTTTTCGACAATCattccctctggtggacatgCAGGTCCACACCTTCCAGAGCACTT ACTATCCTCATGGCATCAGGCTGACGTCGGCCAATCctggaggagagaggaaggttCTGATCGTGTTCACGGCTCCGAGCCAGCAGGACCGAGCTCGCTTCACCTCTGACCTTAGAGAGAGCATCGCGGAGGTGCAGGACATGGAGAAGTACCGCGTGGAGT CCGAGTTAGAAAAGCAGAAAGGTGTGATGCGTCCCTCCGTACTGATGGGGGGAGGAACCGCAGGCGGAGGCATTCTGATGGGCGGGGCCGGTGCAGAGGTGGTGAACGGCACCCTGGGTAGGTCCAGCCTGGATGACACATACGCTTCAGTCGACGGACTCAAACGCACGGCGCTCAGCTCCTCGCTTCGAGACCTCTCAGAGACTG GAAAGCGAGGTCGTCGGAACAGTGTGGGCTCATTGGACAGTACCATCGAA GGTTCCATCATTAGCAGCCCACGGCCACACCAGCAGTACCATCCTGGGGGCGTTCTGGCCTTCAGCCCCATGATGGCTCCCCCGTCCCCAGCAGTCTACCGGCCGCACCGCCCTACTCAGAGCCCCGGTACGGGGGTAGGCGGTGGGCCGGGGCTCTGTCACAAACAGGGAGGGCCGAGCATCTCCCCGCTCGTGAGCGGGGGCGTGGCTGGGGGCGGAGGAGGGATGGCGATGGTGGTTGGGCCGAGTGGCGGCGGCCGACTAGGGAATTTTTTCGGCAGCCGAAGAGGGAAAGTTCCTGGTCCCCTGACGATGACCTCCCCAACGCCGCAGTGTCCCCCGAGTCCCCTGATGATATCCTCCCCGCCCCACTACCCCGCTCCCGAGCCGCCCATCGCCCACCCTTCCTCCCCTTCCCCATGCCCCTCCCCATCAGCCAACCTCGGCCAGTCGGACCCTGGAGGcattggagggggaggaggcccGGGCGGGGCACCATCGAAGCTTCAAGCTTTGCACGCCCAGTATTGCCACGGCAACAGTGGAGGCGGAGTCAGTGGGCAACAGCCGCAACAGACTCCTCCCCCACCTTACCACCATCATCACCGTTACCACATGCAAAGCGTCCCACAGCACCACCCCCTCATGCACAGGGTGTCTGTCCCGCGGCGCCAGGGACCGTCCGGCTGCGCTGTGTCTCATATCCAGCAGCATCAGCGGGTCCAACACGGCACCGCCCAGCACCAGCGCTACAACGTGGTCTCTGGTTTCAccacgccccctccactgtcccCACACTCCCCCCTTACCCCAACTACCCCGCACGGACTTTACCACTCGCATCCCGTCGCGGGGAGGCCGGGTGGCGGCGCCAAGCTGCCGCTCACCATCTCGCACTCGCAGCCCCACCCTCACGCTCACTCTCACAACCACGCCGTCCACTCCCCCCTAAGCCCCTCCCCCGCCACCTCCCCCTCCACTCACTTCATCTTCTCCACACCACCGCCTCAGACCCCGTCAGCACGTCTTGTCACCCAGACGCCGTCGCAGCCCTACGCTCCCCAGTACCCACCACTCTCCTCCATCCCGCCACCGCCGCCGCACTCTCCATTACCGCCCCCGTCCGCCGCTCCGCTCTCCCCGCACCCAGGGGCAGCAGGCGGGCAAGGGCCAGGGCCAGGGCCCAAATCGAAACCGGTCAGTCGGATCAGCACGGTCGTGTGA